Genomic segment of Photobacterium profundum SS9:
ACTGACTATGCCATTTGTGGTGTTAGCTGAATCACCCGTTTCAGCTGAGTCACTGGTATCAAAAACTCAGCAAGAACAAAAAGAACAACGCGCTCATAATGTTCAACGTGAAGCGGGGTTCAAGCACACAGAGCAAACTATTCAAGCGCAACGTGATTCTCTGTTGGCTATGCGCGAGAAATTACAAAGTGAAACTGAAAAACTGAGTGATATATTCAGTAAAAACGAAGCAGAATTATCGACCCTTGAAGAACAACTACGTTTAGATACGGGCAGCTTGGGTGAGTTATTTGGCGTTGTGCGCCAGTCTGCAAAAGATCTTAATACTGAAATTGAGACGTCGGTAACCAGTGTTGATAGCGCCAAATATGCTTCTGTCGTTAATGAAATTGTCGAGGCAAAAGCATTGCCTTCTATGCTGCAATTAACAGGTTTGTGGCAAGGAATGGTAGAGCAGATAACGGCAAGTGGCGAGATTGCCCCTATTTCTTTGCCTTATATCAATGGGGAAGGGTACAAAGCAAATATTGATGCTTTCCGTCTTGGTAGTTTTGCCTTAGTTAGCGATCAGGGCTATGTACAATGGAACAGTGATCGTCATGTCGCGAAACCGTATTTAAAGCAGCCTCAGAAAGGGCCTGTTTTAGCCGATTTATCAACGATCAATCAGGCTGGAATACTGCCTTTAATTGTTGACCCATCACGCGGTATTATGCTGGAACAATTGGCGAATACCCCATCTTTAAAAGAACGGTTAGAGAATGGCGGTGTGGTTGGTAAGGTCATTTTAGGGTTACTTGCGATAGGCGGCATTATTGCGCTCTTTAGAGGCACTAAGCTATTCATTATCCGTCAGCAAATTAAAGGGCAGTTAAAGCAACCTCAGGTTCCTGGTAATAACCCACTGGGTCGTGTTCTTAGCGTATTTTATGATAATAAAGAGCGTTATACCGAACAAGGACGAAGTGTAGAAGCGTTGGAATTACGCTTGCTTGAAACCATTGTCGATGAGCAACAACACCTTGAAAAAGGGTTGTCTATGTTGAAGCTCCTTGCGGCTTTAGCCCCAATGCTTGGCTTGCTAGGCACGGTAACAGGTATGATTGAAACCTTCCAAGTCATTACACAGTTTGGTAATGGTGATCCTAAAGTCATGGCGGGTGGTATTTCAATGGCGCTTATTACAACAGTGTTAGGTTTGGTTGCTGCAATGCCACTATTGCTTGCGCATAATATATTGAGTACACAAGCAGATACCATTCGAAATATTTTAGAGAAGCAAGGGATCAGCCTTGTTGCAGAGCAGGCTGAAAAAGTAGGAACAACAGCATAATGGAATTCAGTCTTTTACAAGCCTGGTGGTTCTCATTATCGCAATTCATGAACCAGGGCGGCCAAATATTATGGTGGTTGGCTGCCGTGGTAATGCTTTGCTGGATATTGGTTGTCGAGCGGGTTATCTACCTGTTCTTCCAGTATCCAAACCAGAGAAAAGCTTGGCTCGCAAAATGGCATGATCGTGATGATCAAACATCATGGTATGCCCATGCAGTACGTGACGGCTGGTTAAATGAAGCGCGTACTGCCTTAAATCAAAACTTAAATTTGATTAAAGTACTGGTATCCATTTGTCCAATGTTAGGGCTACTTGGCACGGTGACGGGGATGATTTCTGTCTTCGATGTGATGGCTACTCAAGGTAGTAGCCAGCCAAAATTAATGGCTTCGGGTATTTCACTCGCAACGTTACCTACTATGGCTGGTATGGTGGCTGCGCTTGCGGGTATGTTTGTTCACGCACGCTTGTCTAAAGCGTGTCATCTGCGTGAATTGAAATTAGAAAAATTATTAAGGAGCCAATGATGAGACTGAGTCGTCCGTCTTCTGCTCGTGAAGAAGCACAAATTGACATGACATCGATGCTAGACATTGTTTTTATCATGTTGATTTTCTTTATTGTTACAAGTTCATTCGTTCGAGAGTCTGGCGTTGAGGTTAATCGACCACAGGCGAGCAATGTCGTTAGCCAAAAAGATGCAGGTATTTTTATTGCCATCACATCAGCAAATGATATTTACATTGATAAGCGTGTGGTAGATGTTGAGCGTGTACAAGCAATAATTGAGCATTTATTACTCGAACAACCTGAAGCAACATTAGTTATTCAGGCTGATGAACACGCTTATAATGGTACCGTTGTAAAAGTGATGGATGCAGCTAAAGGCGCAGGGGTCAATAATATCGCGTTGGCAGCGGAGAAACGCTAATGCCTTTGAATTCAGGTGTCACCGTACCTTCTCGTTCAATTTTTCAATCACTGTTTATTCGGCTATTAATCGCACTTCCTTTGTCTGCTGTTGTGGCATTGGGTTTGTTCACCTTTATGGCGTGGATGGTAGACAATGGACATAAAAGAGTCCCAGAAAGGTCTGAGGTTCTAGCATTCGATATTGTCATGGTTGAACAGGAACGAGACGCACAACGTCGTCAGCGCACCGTACCAGAAAAACCCGATACTCCAGAGCCGCCACCCGAAGCTGTACCGAGAAGCTCCCAATCAGCGGTTACAGCTACCTCTGCGGCATCAATGCCGACTTTAGGTTTGGATACGGCAATTACTGGGCTTGCTATCAGCGTACCTCAATTTTCAGATTTTGGTGCGAACCAACAAGCCATGCCGCTATACCGTGTAGAGCCTAAATATCCTACGCGTGCAATGAAGCAAGGCGCTGAAGGTTTTGTTGTGTTGTCGTTTACTATTGATGCGCAAGGTCGTCCAACCGATGTTGAAATACTAGATGCTAAGCCGCGTCGCTTATTCGAAAGAGAAGCGATTCGAGCACTACGTAAATGGAAATATCAGGCTAAAGTTGTTGATGGAAAAGCCATTTCTCAGCAGGGTCAAACTGTTCGCCTTGAATTTAAGTTAAATAAATGATGAATATAAAAAATGTCGTTGTTGCCTGCACCTTAATGTTTTGTATCTCGACGGGCGTTCAAGCGAAAGAGCTCTCTCAATTTACTGCTGGCAAAGTACAGCGGGCTCATAACTTGCAGCAAGACGAAAAATTAAATGAAGCCATCACGTTATTGGCTGATCTCAACCCTTCTAGGGCGTATGACAAAGCATTTGTTAAGCGTATGCTGGGGATTTTCTATTGGCAAAAAGGCAATACAAAAAATGCTATTGCTAATCTGTCTTATGCTGTCGACAGTGGTTTATTGAATGATGAACAAGCTTGGGTAACTCAGCGAATGCTGGCTGATATTCTATTGTCAGAACAGCAGTTTACAGTGGCACTTCCTCATTATTATACGTTATCGAAAAATATACCTGATAATCAGAAAGCGGATGAATTGTGGCTGCGTATAGCACAATCGCACTATCAAATTGAAGAGTGGAACAGGGTACTTGCCGCCTTAAAGCAGTTCGATAGATTCAATAAAAAAGTGGATGTACAACCGTTAACCATTAAGTTGGGTGCTCAACTTCAACTAAAACACTGGAAAAATGCGATAGCCACACTGAATGGCTTAATTGGTTTAGAGCCAAATAAAACCGTATGGTGGCAGCAATTAGCGGGCATTCAAATTCGAATTGGACGCTCGAATGATGCACTGGATACTTTAGCATTAGCTAAGCATCAAGGTGTCGAGCTTCGCCAGCAAGATTTAAAAACACTCGCTCAACTTTATGCGCAACGTGGTATTCCAGAACGCGCCGCCATCTTATTCAGTGAATTGGATGGAGTTGATACCGATGCTAAATTACTCTCTGATCAAGCGATGTATTGGCAGATGGCCAAAGAGTGGAATAAAGCGATTTCCATTTGGTCTAAAGCGGCAAAATTAAATGATAAGTATCGTTGGCAATTAGCTCAGTTATTGCTGCAAGAAGGGCACTACCATAAAGCATTATCGGAGCTAGATCGTGTGAAAGATAAAGCTAAAAAAGCGGATGTTGAGCTTGCAAAAGTACGCGCCTATTACAAACTAGAAGACTTTGAGCGTGCCATTATTCATGCCAAGCAAGCGAACAATATGAACTCTTCATCGGCGTCAAAAAGTTGGATTCGATATCTTAGTCAAATCCGTGAGATGAAAGGTTAAGTGACTTAGAAAAAGCATTGTTATTATTGATTGATCTGACTTTATTAACTAGAATACGAATCGTTTTTATTAAGAGTAAGTGCTGTGTCAAATATTCTGGTTGTTGATGACGATGTAATGCTGTGCGAATTATTAACCGAAGTGCTGAGTGAAGAAGGTTACGATGTCCATTATATTCACGATGGTGAAAGTGCCCTGACGTACATGCAAGCACACTCTGTTGATTTAGTATTACTGGATGTGATGCTACCGAATATTGATGGCTTACAAGTCGCACGCCGTATTTGCCAACGTTTTGCCACACCTATTCTGATGTTAACCGCATTGGGTGATGAAGCGTCTATGTTAGATGGCTTACAAGCTGGCGCCGATCAATATGTCGCGAAACCTTTCCGTGTACCTGAATTACTGGCAAGAATCACGTCGATATTACGTAGAGTCGGGCTTGAACGTCAGCGTCAGGGGCTGAATAACTGCACGGCTGATTTGTCGATACAGTTTTCAAGATTGCCGTTAACGGGCACCGAATCTGAGCTGCTTGAATACCTTATTAAGCATGACGGTATTGTGGTGTCTAAAGCTGAATTGCAAAAAGAAGTGTTGAAAAAAGATCTTTGCCCATTTGATCGTAACCTTGATATGCATATCAGCAATATTAGACGAAAAATGCTGCAGTCAGGCTTGTCAAAGCAACACATTAAAACGGTACGTGGTAAAGGCTATAGCTTTTACGAAAGTGTTAATATTGCGTAAGGTGTTACGCTAATCGATAACGTGAAACTTAATGAATTCAATTTTTTCTAATGCCTTTTCTCCCTTACGCGCTATTAATGATCGCTGTGGATTAGCAGTAAGACTGTTTTCCTATTTCGCCATTATTTTATTATTAATTCTTGGAATTCAAAACGTGGCAGAAATTGCGTTAGTCAAAGCAATGCTACGCATACCTGAACAAATACAAGAACAGATGCTCGATCTCGCCAACCAAGCCGAGATCATGATAGCTGACGGTGATA
This window contains:
- a CDS encoding MotA/TolQ/ExbB proton channel family protein, translated to MKFKTLVTAVCLLTMPFVVLAESPVSAESLVSKTQQEQKEQRAHNVQREAGFKHTEQTIQAQRDSLLAMREKLQSETEKLSDIFSKNEAELSTLEEQLRLDTGSLGELFGVVRQSAKDLNTEIETSVTSVDSAKYASVVNEIVEAKALPSMLQLTGLWQGMVEQITASGEIAPISLPYINGEGYKANIDAFRLGSFALVSDQGYVQWNSDRHVAKPYLKQPQKGPVLADLSTINQAGILPLIVDPSRGIMLEQLANTPSLKERLENGGVVGKVILGLLAIGGIIALFRGTKLFIIRQQIKGQLKQPQVPGNNPLGRVLSVFYDNKERYTEQGRSVEALELRLLETIVDEQQHLEKGLSMLKLLAALAPMLGLLGTVTGMIETFQVITQFGNGDPKVMAGGISMALITTVLGLVAAMPLLLAHNILSTQADTIRNILEKQGISLVAEQAEKVGTTA
- a CDS encoding MotA/TolQ/ExbB proton channel family protein, with translation MEFSLLQAWWFSLSQFMNQGGQILWWLAAVVMLCWILVVERVIYLFFQYPNQRKAWLAKWHDRDDQTSWYAHAVRDGWLNEARTALNQNLNLIKVLVSICPMLGLLGTVTGMISVFDVMATQGSSQPKLMASGISLATLPTMAGMVAALAGMFVHARLSKACHLRELKLEKLLRSQ
- a CDS encoding ExbD/TolR family protein, whose protein sequence is MRLSRPSSAREEAQIDMTSMLDIVFIMLIFFIVTSSFVRESGVEVNRPQASNVVSQKDAGIFIAITSANDIYIDKRVVDVERVQAIIEHLLLEQPEATLVIQADEHAYNGTVVKVMDAAKGAGVNNIALAAEKR
- a CDS encoding energy transducer TonB, encoding MPLNSGVTVPSRSIFQSLFIRLLIALPLSAVVALGLFTFMAWMVDNGHKRVPERSEVLAFDIVMVEQERDAQRRQRTVPEKPDTPEPPPEAVPRSSQSAVTATSAASMPTLGLDTAITGLAISVPQFSDFGANQQAMPLYRVEPKYPTRAMKQGAEGFVVLSFTIDAQGRPTDVEILDAKPRRLFEREAIRALRKWKYQAKVVDGKAISQQGQTVRLEFKLNK
- a CDS encoding tetratricopeptide repeat protein; its protein translation is MMNIKNVVVACTLMFCISTGVQAKELSQFTAGKVQRAHNLQQDEKLNEAITLLADLNPSRAYDKAFVKRMLGIFYWQKGNTKNAIANLSYAVDSGLLNDEQAWVTQRMLADILLSEQQFTVALPHYYTLSKNIPDNQKADELWLRIAQSHYQIEEWNRVLAALKQFDRFNKKVDVQPLTIKLGAQLQLKHWKNAIATLNGLIGLEPNKTVWWQQLAGIQIRIGRSNDALDTLALAKHQGVELRQQDLKTLAQLYAQRGIPERAAILFSELDGVDTDAKLLSDQAMYWQMAKEWNKAISIWSKAAKLNDKYRWQLAQLLLQEGHYHKALSELDRVKDKAKKADVELAKVRAYYKLEDFERAIIHAKQANNMNSSSASKSWIRYLSQIREMKG
- a CDS encoding response regulator transcription factor encodes the protein MSNILVVDDDVMLCELLTEVLSEEGYDVHYIHDGESALTYMQAHSVDLVLLDVMLPNIDGLQVARRICQRFATPILMLTALGDEASMLDGLQAGADQYVAKPFRVPELLARITSILRRVGLERQRQGLNNCTADLSIQFSRLPLTGTESELLEYLIKHDGIVVSKAELQKEVLKKDLCPFDRNLDMHISNIRRKMLQSGLSKQHIKTVRGKGYSFYESVNIA